From Ignisphaera sp.:
ACTGATGTAGAGTTATAGTTGAATGAGACGTTCTCTACCTCTATCTTCATCTCTTACCACTCTTAATGATTAGATATGCAAGAAAAGGTGCACCAATTATGCTTGTTACTACCCCTAACGGGAATTCTCCTTGTCTTGTTGTTACTGCAAGTATCTTAGCCAAAATATCTGCTGATGTTGCTAGTGAAGCGCCTATGAATATTGATAACGCTAGAGTTACTCTATGATCTGAAGAACCAGCTATCAGTCGAGCTATATGGGGTGCTGCAAGTCCTATAAACCCAACTATACCTACAACAGCAACTGTTGTACCTGTCAATAAGCTTGCTAGTAGAGCTGATATAATTGATAAAAGTTTTGGGTTATAGCCAAGTTGTTTAACAAAGCTATCTCCAAAAACATATGCATTAAGTTTCTTCGGTAGTCCGAAGATGTATATAAAGAATGTGCAACACAGTAGAGTAGAGGTGAGTATTAAGACGTCTTGAATAAGAGCTGTAGAGGTAGAGCCCATGAGCAGAAGATGATAAGGTGATTTTAGTTTGCTTTGAACTATATAGAGAAGAACATGAGATAAGCCTGAGAATATAGATGTAATAGCTATGCCCGAGAGTATGAGTGAGTATCCTGTTGAACCAGCTAAAACACTTAGAGCTGTAGTTAGAAGGTATCCAGCTATAGCC
This genomic window contains:
- a CDS encoding iron ABC transporter permease: MALEIHVQNVKRFIFSLIFSILILCLIYIVSISIGSSMLPIRDVFLCLFGIECRDISESILRYRWARSSTALLTGAILALSGTLIQSIARNPLAEPYILGLSSTALTALAIAILIWPTVIAYRYYMMVIAFVGAIAGYLLTTALSVLAGSTGYSLILSGIAITSIFSGLSHVLLYIVQSKLKSPYHLLLMGSTSTALIQDVLILTSTLLCCTFFIYIFGLPKKLNAYVFGDSFVKQLGYNPKLLSIISALLASLLTGTTVAVVGIVGFIGLAAPHIARLIAGSSDHRVTLALSIFIGASLATSADILAKILAVTTRQGEFPLGVVTSIIGAPFLAYLIIKSGKR